One stretch of Candidatus Nitrosotenuis cloacae DNA includes these proteins:
- a CDS encoding DNA-directed RNA polymerase subunit D, with the protein MPSLEIISQDKNRMSVKLKGVALQYANALRRICLNGVPVFAIDTVDMIENSSVMSDEGISHRLGLIPLKTDLKRFSEPHLCSCKSQAGCSNCRVMLVIDSGNTETTRTVTSSELSSEDQTVKSVSDKIPIVQLAPGQKIKLEAYARLGRGSTHAKWNSANVAVLTHTDKEGEYVLTVETTGALSPEQIITAGVDELAQRLEEFKEVITELKA; encoded by the coding sequence TTGCCTTCTTTGGAGATAATTTCACAAGATAAAAATCGCATGTCAGTAAAACTAAAGGGCGTTGCATTACAATATGCAAATGCGCTAAGACGAATATGCCTAAACGGTGTTCCAGTCTTTGCCATCGACACTGTAGACATGATTGAAAACTCGTCTGTAATGTCAGATGAGGGCATCTCGCACAGATTGGGCCTAATTCCACTAAAGACAGACCTCAAACGATTCTCAGAGCCACACCTTTGCTCTTGCAAAAGCCAGGCAGGCTGCTCAAACTGTAGAGTTATGTTAGTTATTGATTCAGGCAATACAGAAACTACCCGTACTGTTACATCATCCGAGTTAAGCTCTGAGGACCAAACAGTAAAGTCAGTTTCAGATAAAATTCCAATTGTCCAGCTAGCCCCAGGCCAAAAGATAAAACTTGAGGCATATGCAAGACTTGGACGCGGATCAACACATGCCAAGTGGAACTCGGCAAATGTTGCTGTTCTGACCCACACCGACAAAGAAGGTGAATATGTCTTGACTGTAGAGACAACCGGTGCACTCAGCCCAGAGCAAATAATCACAGCAGGTGTTGATGAGCTTGCTCAAAGACTGGAAGAGTTTAAGGAAGTAATTACAGAGCTAAAAGCCTAA
- a CDS encoding 50S ribosomal protein L18e, translating into MTNQLVLSMIKELKAASTKNKAPIWSNLAEMALKPKIAKRLVNLTKLSTVTKDNEVVVIPGKVLGTGNISHKLTLCSFSISTAAAKKIKAAGGKIITYSDLISKFPTGKGVRIIG; encoded by the coding sequence ATGACCAATCAGCTAGTGCTAAGCATGATAAAGGAGCTAAAGGCAGCATCCACTAAGAACAAGGCTCCAATTTGGTCAAACCTTGCAGAGATGGCACTAAAGCCAAAGATTGCAAAAAGACTAGTCAACCTAACAAAACTTAGCACCGTGACTAAGGATAATGAAGTGGTAGTCATTCCAGGCAAGGTTTTAGGCACAGGCAACATTTCCCACAAACTCACATTATGCTCATTTTCTATTTCTACTGCAGCTGCCAAAAAGATCAAGGCAGCAGGCGGCAAAATAATCACATATTCTGATTTGATTTCTAAATTCCCAACAGGAAAAGGCGTGAGAATAATTGGATAA
- a CDS encoding 50S ribosomal protein L13 — MDKQQSVIVDGTNLLAGRLSSNVAKLLLQGNRVTVVNCEKILISGNRRNIIQNYKDFLSISSILHPEHGPYHPRRPDTIMSRMIRGMLPRKKPSGDAALRRLRTYIGVPSGLGSSEKTTFDNAKITRPQSNYTSMSDLALEVGWSR, encoded by the coding sequence TTGGATAAGCAACAATCAGTAATAGTTGATGGGACAAATCTTTTGGCAGGCAGACTAAGCTCAAATGTGGCAAAACTACTTCTCCAAGGAAACCGCGTCACTGTTGTAAATTGCGAAAAAATACTGATCAGTGGAAATAGAAGAAACATCATCCAAAACTACAAGGACTTTTTGTCAATTTCCAGTATCTTACACCCAGAGCACGGTCCATACCACCCACGCAGACCAGACACCATAATGTCCAGAATGATCCGTGGAATGCTTCCAAGAAAAAAACCATCAGGAGATGCAGCACTTAGAAGATTGCGCACATACATCGGCGTTCCAAGCGGACTAGGCTCATCAGAAAAGACTACTTTTGATAATGCAAAGATAACAAGACCACAATCCAACTACACCAGTATGTCAGATCTTGCACTAGAGGTAGGATGGTCACGATGA
- the rpsI gene encoding 30S ribosomal protein S9 — translation MTPKTEIYFATRKTSKAHVYITKGSGRVRINNTPAEMIVQEVAREVILSPLEIAGDLRAKVDISVRVKGGGFMGQAYAAATAISRALTGWTKSKKEPKEHPFPKQTRTDLRKRINDFDKHLLSGDARRKEPKKFGGPGARRRKQKSYR, via the coding sequence ATGACTCCAAAGACAGAGATCTATTTTGCAACAAGAAAGACATCAAAAGCACATGTCTACATCACAAAAGGCTCAGGCCGAGTTAGAATAAACAACACACCAGCAGAGATGATTGTTCAAGAGGTTGCACGTGAGGTAATTCTCAGCCCTCTAGAAATTGCAGGTGACTTACGAGCTAAGGTAGACATTTCAGTTCGTGTTAAAGGCGGCGGATTTATGGGTCAAGCATATGCAGCAGCAACTGCAATATCTCGAGCGCTAACAGGTTGGACAAAATCTAAAAAAGAGCCAAAAGAGCACCCATTTCCAAAGCAGACAAGAACAGATCTTAGAAAAAGAATAAACGACTTTGACAAACACCTCCTAAGTGGAGATGCCAGAAGAAAAGAGCCAAAGAAGTTCGGCGGACCTGGCGCAAGAAGAAGAAAGCAAAAGTCATACAGGTAG
- a CDS encoding nucleotidyltransferase family protein: protein MKAVILAGGKGTRAKPFTDYFPKAMIPVDGKPLIAYTIQHLLSFDFISEITIVCDLKGFGGQIKNYFAESKKIKFVQDSSSGTAGDLMHLKIAKNEPFFLWFADNLCALDLRKMLKHYTNKNSLACIATRQFRKEETGFAQVKDGVVSQFIEKPLIKMEDCECTGIYVLSGKILDVIRSKAKKNLNLSYDILQELSKKDLVSSFDIGKTPWVDVESPAVLERKSDSIKNIISQIQK, encoded by the coding sequence TTGAAAGCAGTAATCTTAGCAGGCGGTAAAGGAACGCGTGCTAAACCTTTTACTGATTATTTCCCAAAGGCAATGATTCCAGTAGATGGAAAACCACTGATTGCCTACACAATACAGCACCTGTTGTCGTTTGATTTTATTTCCGAGATCACAATAGTGTGTGACCTGAAAGGGTTTGGCGGTCAGATCAAAAACTATTTTGCAGAATCAAAAAAGATCAAGTTTGTCCAAGACTCATCCAGTGGTACTGCAGGTGATCTGATGCACCTAAAAATAGCAAAAAATGAGCCATTCTTTTTATGGTTTGCAGACAACCTATGTGCGTTGGATCTGAGAAAAATGCTCAAGCATTATACCAATAAAAACAGTTTAGCATGCATTGCAACAAGACAATTCCGAAAAGAAGAGACTGGCTTTGCTCAGGTTAAAGATGGGGTGGTAAGCCAGTTTATTGAAAAACCGCTCATAAAGATGGAAGACTGTGAATGTACTGGGATCTATGTTTTATCGGGTAAGATTTTAGATGTGATAAGATCAAAGGCAAAGAAAAACCTCAACTTATCATATGATATACTACAAGAACTATCAAAGAAAGATTTGGTCAGCTCATTTGACATAGGCAAAACCCCATGGGTAGATGTGGAATCTCCTGCGGTCCTTGAGAGAAAATCAGATTCAATAAAAAATATAATCAGTCAAATTCAAAAGTGA
- the leuD gene encoding 3-isopropylmalate dehydratase small subunit — translation MDKITTVSSVITPLDRPNIDTDQIVPKQFLKLVQRTGFGKFLFYDWRFDQNGNPKRDFVINNPKFSGSHILVSGENFGCGSSREHAAWALKDYGFDVVIAPSFADIFYNNCFKNGILPISLPKDLVSDLMNTDHVVTVDLATQTIKHDSKSIRFDIDESRKKTLLEGLDDIAVTLRRQDKISQYEKSHF, via the coding sequence ATGGACAAAATAACCACCGTCTCTAGTGTCATAACTCCACTTGATAGGCCAAACATTGACACTGATCAAATTGTACCAAAACAGTTCCTAAAACTAGTCCAAAGGACTGGATTTGGCAAGTTTTTGTTCTATGACTGGCGCTTTGATCAAAACGGTAATCCAAAAAGAGATTTTGTCATAAATAATCCAAAATTTTCTGGCTCGCATATCTTGGTGAGTGGTGAGAACTTTGGGTGCGGTTCTAGCCGTGAGCATGCTGCTTGGGCACTAAAGGACTATGGATTTGATGTTGTGATTGCACCTTCGTTTGCAGATATTTTCTATAATAATTGCTTCAAAAATGGAATTTTACCGATCTCATTACCAAAGGATTTGGTGTCTGATTTAATGAATACTGATCATGTCGTTACAGTTGATCTTGCAACTCAGACCATTAAACATGATTCCAAATCCATACGATTTGACATTGATGAATCAAGAAAAAAGACATTGCTTGAGGGATTGGATGATATTGCAGTCACACTACGGCGCCAAGACAAAATCTCACAATATGAGAAAAGTCACTTTTGA
- the leuC gene encoding 3-isopropylmalate dehydratase large subunit: MAKTLFEKIWDSHKVDEIDGRSLLYVDRHMIHEVTSPQAFDGLRINKRKVRRPDLTFATMDHNVPTTNRSLPIIDQISATQIKTLEQNCKEFGIELFGLDSPYQGIVHVIGPELGITLPGTTIVCGDSHTSTHGAFGAFALGIGTSDVEHVLATQCLVLDKPKTFEIRVDGKRKNNHAITAKDIILSIIKKIGTAGGNGTVLEYRGQAISDLSMDERMTICNMSIEGGARAGLVAPDQKTFDYLKNKRYTPKNYDELVDEWKKTLKTDDGAKFDRSFSIDASQIIPQVSWGTNPAMTVDVTDVVPNPAEFAKGDSSQEIAAKKALEYMDLKSGTPITDIKLDRVFIGSCTNARLQDLIEAASVIHGRKASPNVSVLVVPGSQQVKKQAEEMGLDKIFKDANFEWRESGCSMCLGMNPDILSRGERCASTSNRNFEGRQGSGGRTHLVSPVMASAAAIAGHFVDVREWM, from the coding sequence ATGGCAAAGACGTTATTCGAAAAGATTTGGGACTCGCACAAAGTAGATGAGATTGACGGCAGATCACTACTCTATGTAGATAGACACATGATTCATGAGGTGACATCACCTCAGGCATTTGATGGATTACGAATCAACAAAAGAAAGGTGAGACGGCCAGATCTTACGTTTGCCACAATGGATCATAATGTGCCGACCACTAATAGATCCTTACCAATAATTGATCAAATTTCTGCAACACAGATCAAAACACTGGAACAAAACTGCAAGGAATTTGGAATTGAACTATTTGGCCTGGACAGTCCCTACCAAGGAATAGTTCATGTGATTGGACCTGAGCTTGGTATAACATTGCCTGGAACTACAATTGTTTGTGGGGACTCGCACACCTCAACCCATGGCGCATTTGGGGCATTTGCCTTAGGAATTGGAACCTCTGATGTGGAGCATGTCTTGGCAACTCAATGCCTTGTTTTAGACAAGCCAAAGACATTTGAGATTAGAGTAGATGGGAAAAGAAAAAACAATCATGCCATTACCGCCAAGGACATCATACTGTCTATAATTAAAAAAATCGGTACTGCTGGCGGCAATGGAACCGTACTAGAATATCGTGGGCAGGCAATCTCGGATCTCTCCATGGATGAGCGCATGACCATATGTAACATGTCTATTGAGGGCGGTGCTCGAGCAGGCCTTGTTGCGCCGGACCAAAAAACATTTGATTATCTAAAAAACAAACGATATACTCCAAAAAACTATGACGAATTGGTAGATGAGTGGAAAAAGACACTCAAAACAGATGATGGTGCAAAATTTGATAGATCATTTTCAATTGATGCATCGCAAATCATTCCACAGGTAAGCTGGGGGACAAATCCTGCAATGACTGTGGATGTTACTGATGTTGTCCCAAACCCTGCAGAATTTGCCAAGGGCGATTCCAGTCAAGAAATAGCTGCAAAAAAAGCACTGGAATACATGGATCTCAAATCAGGTACTCCAATCACTGATATCAAATTAGATCGTGTCTTTATTGGTTCTTGCACAAATGCAAGACTACAAGATTTGATTGAGGCGGCAAGTGTAATTCATGGACGAAAGGCATCTCCAAATGTTAGTGTTCTGGTGGTTCCGGGATCTCAACAGGTAAAGAAACAGGCAGAGGAAATGGGCCTTGATAAAATATTCAAGGATGCAAACTTTGAGTGGCGTGAATCCGGATGTAGCATGTGTCTTGGGATGAATCCTGACATTCTATCAAGAGGTGAGCGATGCGCCAGTACCTCAAATAGAAACTTTGAAGGCAGACAAGGTTCTGGTGGGAGAACTCATTTGGTTAGTCCTGTTATGGCATCAGCTGCTGCAATAGCAGGCCACTTTGTTGATGTTAGGGAATGGATGTGA